A single genomic interval of Streptomyces sp. 1222.5 harbors:
- a CDS encoding PP2C family protein-serine/threonine phosphatase, producing MTAPSDTWTIASAADAARARALLARLTADTGVPALERARFLTALGARLRQGLAGGGAELRVTADPGGCLHVALHGPDRTEPWQRALVCPSPVTGPLPRPADMDDAGLAEALLDADEDTTAVLTGLDETEELVEFHREELHQTNQGVLALHAELEAAALAQRELLDAERTARAEAENARRLLTFLANASAVLNASLDHEDILRRIPELLVPEYAANVDVWLMEDEGTPADGRPAAAVAAARTGRPQYAGPHPGELPGVDDLPASVLSPDRPLLCLPLGARTVQGVLTLTAPGDRFAPDTTVMLLEVARRAGIALDNARRYEQHRDVAEALQRAQLTDLPSTPGLALAARYLPATHGLNIGGDWYDAFPQPDGSVLAVIGDVTGHGLRAAVIMGQLRTALRAYAVEGNGPARILTLLHRMLLHQQPELYATCAIARFTPGTSDVLWAAAGHPPPVTRGPGGAVRVLEAKPGIMLGVPVPYEYEEHTVELPAGSTIALYTDGLVERRSAGIDAGIDRLAQAMESLEGTEPADLEAAADSLLKPMLHDSEHDDDICLLLCRTAEPMQAATAPAGAARTTGS from the coding sequence ATGACAGCCCCCTCTGACACCTGGACCATCGCCTCCGCCGCCGACGCGGCCCGCGCCCGCGCCCTGCTGGCACGGCTCACGGCGGACACCGGGGTGCCCGCACTCGAGCGGGCCCGCTTCCTGACCGCGCTCGGTGCCCGGCTGCGCCAGGGCCTTGCCGGGGGCGGCGCGGAACTGCGCGTGACCGCGGACCCGGGGGGCTGTCTGCACGTCGCCCTGCACGGACCGGACCGGACCGAGCCCTGGCAGCGGGCGCTCGTCTGCCCCTCACCCGTCACCGGCCCACTGCCCCGCCCGGCAGACATGGACGACGCCGGCCTGGCCGAGGCGCTGCTGGACGCCGACGAGGACACGACCGCCGTACTGACCGGTCTGGACGAGACGGAGGAGCTGGTCGAGTTCCACCGGGAGGAGCTGCATCAGACCAATCAGGGAGTGCTGGCGCTGCACGCCGAACTGGAGGCCGCGGCACTGGCCCAGCGCGAACTCCTCGACGCCGAACGGACCGCACGCGCCGAGGCCGAGAACGCCCGCAGGCTGCTGACCTTCCTGGCCAACGCCAGCGCCGTCCTCAACGCCTCGCTGGACCACGAGGACATCCTGCGCCGGATTCCCGAGCTGCTGGTCCCGGAGTACGCGGCGAACGTGGACGTCTGGCTCATGGAGGACGAAGGGACGCCGGCGGACGGGCGGCCGGCGGCCGCGGTCGCGGCGGCCCGCACCGGACGCCCGCAGTACGCCGGCCCCCATCCCGGTGAACTCCCGGGCGTGGACGACCTGCCGGCCTCCGTGCTCTCCCCCGACCGGCCGCTGCTGTGCCTGCCGCTCGGCGCGCGCACGGTGCAGGGTGTGCTGACGCTGACCGCGCCCGGCGACCGCTTCGCCCCGGACACCACGGTGATGCTGCTGGAGGTGGCCCGCCGCGCGGGCATCGCCCTGGACAACGCCCGCCGGTACGAGCAGCACCGGGACGTCGCCGAGGCCCTGCAGCGCGCCCAGCTCACCGACCTGCCCTCGACCCCCGGACTCGCGCTGGCCGCCCGCTATCTGCCCGCGACGCACGGTCTGAACATCGGCGGCGACTGGTACGACGCCTTCCCGCAGCCCGACGGCAGTGTGCTGGCGGTGATAGGGGATGTCACGGGGCATGGGCTGCGCGCTGCGGTGATCATGGGGCAGTTGCGCACCGCGCTGCGCGCGTACGCCGTCGAGGGCAACGGCCCGGCCCGGATCCTGACGCTGCTGCACCGCATGCTGCTGCACCAGCAGCCGGAGTTGTACGCGACCTGTGCGATCGCCCGGTTCACGCCAGGCACGTCGGATGTGCTGTGGGCGGCGGCCGGGCATCCGCCGCCCGTCACCCGGGGTCCCGGGGGCGCGGTGCGGGTGCTGGAGGCGAAGCCGGGGATCATGCTGGGCGTTCCGGTGCCCTACGAGTACGAGGAGCACACCGTCGAGCTGCCCGCGGGGTCCACGATCGCGCTCTACACCGACGGTCTGGTGGAGCGGCGGTCCGCCGGGATCGACGCGGGGATCGACCGGCTGGCCCAGGCCATGGAGTCGCTGGAGGGGACGGAGCCGGCGGACCTGGAGGCGGCGGCCGACTCCCTGCTGAAGCCGATGCTGCACGACTCCGAGCACGACGACGACATCTGTCTGCTGCTGTGCCGCACGGCGGAGCCCATGCAGGCCGCGACGGCGCCTGCCGGGGCGGCGCGGACGACGGGGTCCTGA
- a CDS encoding chaplin, with product MRIRSIATTAVLAGVLGLAGATAAHADPDPVVGTAVNSPGLLSGNVIQVPVHVPVNLCGDSIDLVGLLNPAGGSSCVNG from the coding sequence ATGCGCATTCGCAGCATTGCCACAACGGCCGTTCTCGCAGGTGTTCTCGGACTCGCGGGTGCGACCGCCGCACACGCCGACCCGGACCCGGTCGTCGGAACTGCCGTCAACAGCCCGGGTCTCCTCTCGGGCAATGTGATCCAGGTGCCGGTTCACGTCCCGGTCAACCTGTGCGGCGACAGCATCGACCTCGTCGGCCTGCTGAACCCGGCCGGCGGCAGCTCCTGCGTCAACGGCTGA
- a CDS encoding catalase, with product MSETNPLKHAADKVAKALHGAAEGPEDGVPGKPGPESPPFAEPTEPREPLPPKPDQTGPDTVSPTGQPTGADQARMAQSGSYLTDAQGTRLYDTDHSLKAGPRGPVLLQDHHLREKVMHFDHERIPERVVHARGAGVHGVFRSYGTAAGVTKAAFLAEDSETPVFVRFSTVLGSRGSSDTVRDTRGFATKFYTSEGVFDLVGNNIPVFFIQDAIKFPDVVHAAKPHPDREIPQAQSAHDTFWDFVTLHTEATHHTLWNMSDRGIPRSFRTMEGFGVHTFRLVNAAGETTLVKFHWKPRLGVHSLVWEEAQIINGVDPDFHRRDLYDAIESGAYPEWELGIQTFPDTPEQTFEGIDLLDATNIVPEELAPVQPIGLLTLNRNPSNYFAETEQVAFHVGHLVPGIDVTDDPLLAGRLFSYLDTQITRLGGPNFPQIPINRPHSPVNDMLRDGFHQTAVHRGVAPYRPNSLDGGCPFTAGADTGAFIETPVRVPEATKVREAPESFDDHFSQPRRFWLSMSPVEREHIIGAYSFELAKCYEQAIRERALQVLANIDPELCAGVAAGLGLPAPGPTVPLAEVEPSPALSQVGHTWPTDGRIVGIVTGPDGDLDGVRAVREEVLSGGMVPLIVAPAGGTLGDGADTLTVQRTYATARSVEFDALLVAGTPGVGVDAYGARDAKAGTPTAQLGTPDPRVGLLLAEAYRHGKAIGAAKGGEAALEAAGIPLDAPGVVAGDTATAVLQQLTRLLGAHRVWERFPSAA from the coding sequence ATGAGCGAGACCAATCCCCTCAAGCATGCGGCGGACAAGGTGGCGAAGGCCCTGCACGGTGCTGCCGAGGGTCCGGAGGACGGCGTGCCCGGCAAGCCGGGCCCCGAGTCGCCGCCGTTCGCCGAACCGACGGAGCCTCGGGAGCCGTTGCCGCCCAAGCCCGACCAGACCGGCCCGGACACCGTCTCGCCCACCGGTCAGCCCACCGGCGCCGACCAGGCACGGATGGCCCAGAGCGGCAGCTATCTGACCGACGCGCAGGGCACCCGGCTGTACGACACCGACCACTCGCTCAAGGCGGGCCCCCGCGGCCCGGTCCTGCTCCAGGACCACCACCTGCGCGAGAAGGTCATGCACTTCGACCACGAGCGCATCCCCGAGCGTGTCGTGCACGCCCGCGGCGCGGGCGTGCACGGCGTCTTCCGCAGCTACGGCACCGCGGCCGGCGTCACCAAGGCGGCGTTCCTCGCCGAGGACAGCGAGACTCCGGTGTTCGTCCGCTTCTCCACCGTGCTCGGTTCGAGGGGTTCCTCCGACACCGTCCGCGACACCCGGGGGTTCGCGACGAAGTTCTACACCAGCGAGGGCGTCTTCGACCTCGTCGGCAACAACATCCCGGTGTTCTTCATCCAGGACGCGATCAAGTTCCCGGACGTCGTCCACGCCGCCAAGCCGCACCCCGACCGGGAGATCCCGCAGGCCCAGAGCGCCCACGACACCTTCTGGGACTTCGTCACGCTGCACACCGAGGCCACCCACCACACCCTGTGGAACATGTCCGACCGGGGCATCCCGCGCTCCTTCCGGACGATGGAGGGCTTCGGCGTCCACACCTTCCGCCTGGTGAACGCAGCCGGCGAGACCACCCTGGTGAAGTTCCACTGGAAGCCGAGACTGGGCGTGCACTCCCTGGTGTGGGAGGAGGCGCAGATCATCAACGGCGTCGACCCCGACTTCCACCGCCGCGACCTCTACGACGCCATCGAGTCCGGCGCCTACCCGGAGTGGGAGCTGGGCATCCAGACCTTCCCCGACACCCCCGAGCAGACCTTCGAGGGCATCGATCTGCTGGACGCGACGAACATCGTCCCCGAGGAACTCGCCCCCGTGCAGCCCATCGGCCTGCTCACCCTCAACCGCAACCCGTCGAACTACTTCGCCGAGACCGAGCAGGTCGCCTTCCACGTCGGCCACCTCGTCCCCGGCATCGACGTCACCGACGACCCGCTGCTGGCCGGCCGGCTGTTCTCCTACCTGGACACGCAGATCACCCGGCTGGGCGGGCCCAACTTCCCGCAGATCCCGATCAACCGGCCGCACTCGCCCGTCAACGACATGCTGCGCGACGGCTTCCACCAGACCGCGGTGCACCGCGGTGTCGCCCCCTACCGGCCCAACTCCCTCGACGGTGGCTGCCCGTTCACCGCGGGCGCCGACACGGGCGCGTTCATCGAGACGCCCGTACGGGTGCCGGAGGCCACCAAGGTCCGTGAGGCACCGGAGTCGTTCGACGACCACTTCAGCCAGCCCCGCCGGTTCTGGCTCAGCATGAGCCCGGTGGAGCGCGAGCACATCATCGGCGCCTACTCCTTCGAACTCGCCAAGTGCTACGAACAGGCCATCCGGGAGCGGGCGTTGCAGGTGCTCGCGAACATCGATCCGGAGCTGTGCGCGGGCGTCGCCGCCGGACTCGGCCTGCCCGCACCCGGGCCGACCGTGCCCCTGGCCGAGGTCGAACCGAGCCCCGCCCTCTCCCAGGTCGGTCACACCTGGCCGACCGACGGCCGGATCGTCGGCATCGTCACCGGCCCCGACGGCGACCTCGACGGCGTACGGGCCGTGCGCGAGGAGGTGCTGAGCGGCGGCATGGTCCCCCTGATCGTGGCACCGGCCGGCGGCACCCTCGGTGACGGCGCGGACACCCTGACCGTCCAGCGGACCTATGCCACCGCCCGTTCGGTGGAGTTCGACGCCCTGCTGGTGGCCGGGACCCCCGGGGTAGGCGTCGACGCCTACGGTGCCCGCGATGCCAAGGCCGGCACGCCCACGGCCCAACTGGGCACCCCCGACCCCCGGGTGGGACTGCTGCTGGCGGAGGCCTACCGGCACGGCAAGGCCATCGGTGCGGCCAAGGGCGGCGAGGCCGCGCTGGAGGCGGCCGGCATCCCGCTCGACGCCCCCGGTGTGGTCGCCGGTGACACCGCGACGGCGGTGCTGCAGCAGCTCACCCGGTTGCTCGGCGCCCACCGGGTCTGGGAACGCTTCCCCTCGGCCGCCTGA
- a CDS encoding discoidin domain-containing protein: MSPHRALLRPLGVALAAMAALIALPLSNSPAAAAETPLSQGKSATASSTENAGTPASAAVDGNTTTRWSSAASDDQWLQVDLGATASVTQVVLNWEAAYGKDYRLQISKDAATWTDLKSVTGSDGGTDTVDVSGQGRYVRLQGVHRATQWGYSLWEFQVFGSTSTTQPDCGTANAAKGRAASASSTENAGTPASAAFDGDPGTRWSSQAADPQWVRVDLGSVQDICKVDLAWEAAYGKDFQIQTSSDGQSWNTLKSVTGATGGTASYDVSGSGRYVRIYGTARGTGYGYSLWEAAVHTGTTGIPPVQGGGDLGPNVIVVDPSTPNLQQKFDQVFAQQESAQFGTGRYQFLLKPGTYNGINAQIGFYTSISGLGLNPDDTQINGDVTVDAGWFNGNATQNFWRSAENLAITPSNGTDRWAVAQAAPFRRIHVKGGLNLAPNGYGWASGGYIADSKIDGTVGPYSQQQWYTRDSSVGGWTNGVWNMTFSGVQGAPATDFDNGPYTTLDNTPVSREKPFLYLDGSAYKVFVPAKRTSARGVSWPANAGTSLPLDQFYVVKPGATATTINAALAQGLNLLFTPGVYHLDRTIDVTRANTVVLGLGLATLVPDNGVDAMHVADVDGVRLAGFLIDAGSVNSGTLLRIGTPGAGADHSANPTTMQDVFVRVGGAGPGLATDSVVVDSDDVIIDHTWIWRADHGSGVGWDTNRADYGLRVNGDDVLATGLFVEHFNKYDVYWNGERGRTIFFQNEKAYDVPNAAAVTHDGIVGYAAYKVADTVTTHEAWGLGSYCNFTADPSIVQAHGFQVPTTPGIKMHDLQVISLGGMGQYAHVVNNTGAPTSGASTVPSKVTSFP, encoded by the coding sequence ATGAGTCCACATCGCGCACTACTGAGACCCCTGGGTGTCGCCCTGGCCGCCATGGCCGCGCTGATCGCCCTGCCGCTGAGCAACAGTCCCGCCGCCGCGGCCGAAACCCCCTTGTCCCAGGGGAAGTCGGCCACCGCGTCCTCCACCGAGAACGCCGGCACCCCCGCCTCCGCCGCCGTCGACGGCAACACCACGACCCGCTGGTCCTCCGCCGCGAGCGACGACCAGTGGCTCCAGGTGGACCTCGGCGCCACCGCCTCCGTCACCCAGGTCGTCCTGAACTGGGAGGCCGCCTACGGCAAGGACTACAGGCTTCAGATCTCGAAGGACGCCGCCACCTGGACCGACCTGAAGTCCGTCACCGGTTCGGACGGCGGCACCGACACGGTCGACGTGAGCGGACAGGGCCGCTACGTCCGCCTCCAGGGCGTGCACCGGGCCACGCAATGGGGCTACTCCCTCTGGGAGTTCCAGGTCTTCGGATCGACATCGACGACGCAGCCGGACTGCGGTACCGCCAACGCCGCGAAGGGCAGGGCCGCTTCGGCCTCCTCCACCGAGAACGCAGGCACCCCCGCCTCCGCCGCGTTCGACGGCGACCCCGGCACCCGCTGGTCCAGCCAGGCCGCCGATCCGCAGTGGGTGCGGGTCGATCTCGGCTCCGTCCAGGACATCTGCAAGGTGGACCTCGCCTGGGAGGCCGCGTACGGCAAGGACTTCCAGATCCAGACCTCGTCGGACGGGCAGAGCTGGAACACCCTGAAGAGCGTCACCGGTGCGACCGGCGGCACCGCGTCCTACGACGTCAGCGGCTCCGGCCGGTACGTCCGGATCTACGGCACCGCCCGGGGCACCGGCTACGGCTACTCCCTGTGGGAGGCCGCCGTGCACACCGGCACCACCGGCATCCCGCCGGTCCAGGGCGGCGGCGACCTCGGACCGAACGTCATCGTCGTGGACCCCTCCACCCCCAACCTCCAGCAGAAGTTCGACCAGGTCTTCGCCCAGCAGGAATCCGCCCAGTTCGGCACGGGCCGCTACCAGTTCCTGCTCAAGCCCGGCACCTACAACGGCATCAACGCCCAGATCGGCTTCTACACCTCGATCTCCGGACTCGGCCTGAACCCCGACGACACCCAGATCAACGGTGACGTCACCGTCGACGCCGGCTGGTTCAACGGCAACGCCACCCAGAACTTCTGGCGTTCGGCGGAGAACCTCGCGATCACCCCGTCCAACGGCACCGACCGCTGGGCCGTGGCCCAGGCCGCGCCGTTCCGCCGCATCCACGTCAAGGGCGGCCTCAACCTCGCCCCCAACGGCTACGGCTGGGCCTCCGGCGGCTACATCGCCGACTCCAAGATCGACGGCACCGTCGGCCCGTACTCCCAGCAGCAGTGGTACACCCGGGACAGCTCGGTCGGCGGCTGGACCAACGGCGTGTGGAACATGACCTTCTCCGGCGTCCAGGGCGCCCCCGCCACCGACTTCGACAACGGCCCGTACACCACCCTGGACAACACCCCCGTCTCGCGGGAGAAGCCCTTCCTCTACCTCGACGGCTCCGCCTACAAGGTGTTCGTCCCCGCCAAGCGCACGAGCGCGCGGGGCGTGTCCTGGCCGGCGAACGCGGGCACGTCCCTCCCGCTCGACCAGTTCTACGTCGTGAAGCCCGGCGCGACGGCCACCACCATCAACGCGGCCCTCGCCCAGGGCCTCAACCTCCTGTTCACGCCCGGTGTCTACCACCTCGACCGGACCATCGACGTCACCCGCGCCAACACCGTCGTGCTCGGGCTCGGCCTCGCGACCCTGGTCCCTGACAACGGCGTCGACGCGATGCACGTCGCCGACGTCGACGGCGTGAGGCTCGCCGGCTTCCTCATCGACGCGGGTTCCGTCAACTCCGGCACCCTGCTGCGGATCGGCACCCCCGGCGCCGGCGCCGACCACTCCGCCAACCCCACCACCATGCAGGACGTGTTCGTCCGCGTCGGCGGTGCCGGTCCCGGCCTCGCCACCGACTCCGTGGTCGTCGACAGCGACGACGTGATCATCGACCACACCTGGATCTGGCGCGCCGACCACGGCAGCGGCGTCGGCTGGGACACCAACCGCGCCGACTACGGACTGCGCGTCAACGGCGACGACGTCCTCGCCACGGGCCTGTTCGTCGAGCACTTCAACAAGTACGACGTCTACTGGAACGGCGAACGCGGCCGCACGATCTTCTTCCAGAACGAGAAGGCGTACGACGTCCCGAACGCGGCCGCCGTCACCCACGACGGCATCGTCGGCTACGCGGCCTACAAGGTCGCCGACACCGTCACCACCCACGAGGCCTGGGGCCTGGGCAGCTACTGCAACTTCACGGCCGATCCGTCGATCGTGCAGGCCCACGGCTTCCAGGTGCCCACCACCCCGGGCATCAAGATGCACGACCTCCAGGTGATCTCGCTCGGCGGCATGGGCCAGTACGCCCACGTCGTCAACAACACCGGGGCACCCACCTCGGGGGCCAGCACCGTCCCCTCCAAGGTGACCTCCTTCCCGTAG
- a CDS encoding inositol monophosphatase family protein — translation MSIINGDSDAQLAVTAALAGAAVVRDLYGKRLARHEKSAGDFATTADLVAEQAIVDILREARPQDAVTGEESGRTGAAGAYRRWLVDPLCGTLNYAVHTMLVGVNVALREGAAVTAAATADPFSGEVFWTDGVRARVRRDGTDEELTPSAGSALVDVNLDPPFPSAPGFRAVRLLGEPGFTERFRPRVISSTLAVAWVAAGRRAAYVTDGDLRDSVHFAAGIALCRAAGCTVTGLYGEPVLTGAGGLVAAADAGTHAALLDLIRSTG, via the coding sequence ATGTCGATCATCAACGGGGACTCCGACGCACAACTGGCCGTGACCGCGGCCCTGGCCGGCGCGGCGGTGGTGCGCGACCTGTACGGCAAGCGCCTCGCGCGCCACGAGAAGTCCGCCGGCGACTTCGCGACGACCGCCGACCTCGTCGCCGAGCAAGCCATCGTGGACATCCTGCGCGAAGCCCGCCCGCAGGACGCGGTGACCGGCGAGGAGAGCGGACGCACCGGTGCCGCGGGCGCATACCGCCGCTGGCTGGTCGACCCACTGTGCGGCACCCTCAACTACGCCGTGCACACCATGCTCGTCGGCGTGAACGTCGCCCTGCGCGAGGGCGCCGCCGTCACGGCGGCGGCGACGGCCGACCCCTTCAGCGGCGAGGTGTTCTGGACCGACGGCGTGCGGGCCCGGGTCCGCCGGGACGGCACCGACGAGGAGCTGACCCCGTCGGCCGGTTCCGCGCTGGTCGACGTCAACCTCGACCCGCCCTTTCCCAGCGCGCCCGGATTCCGGGCCGTGCGCCTGCTGGGCGAGCCCGGCTTCACCGAGCGGTTCCGGCCCCGGGTGATCTCCAGCACCCTGGCGGTGGCATGGGTCGCCGCGGGGCGCAGGGCCGCCTACGTCACCGACGGCGATCTGCGCGACAGCGTGCACTTCGCCGCCGGAATCGCGCTGTGCCGGGCCGCGGGCTGCACGGTGACCGGTCTGTACGGCGAGCCCGTGCTCACCGGGGCGGGCGGCCTCGTCGCCGCGGCCGACGCCGGGACGCACGCCGCGCTGCTGGATCTGATCCGCTCCACCGGCTGA
- a CDS encoding RICIN domain-containing protein yields MSRAGGAVTAAAALVLGGGTASPAAPVPAGATYRVTVGAPVPFTHPTDTPATPFIDKDGTFHYQQSAALYGAQDPRVWDFYTGKDFDTAGYDKKLSEAADPADPADRNDDTTWRCENSPTGREATYAPSGSGYARKNYCDLSGVWVDPDTGDWYGLVHNEFTPRPFGDGLHYDAIDYAVSTDQGRTWTIEDHVITSPYSTGRGDTSAFPNQTYSYGDGDQRLFVDTASGYFYVYYGSRIVDKGGSWKAFYEHVARAPIAGKMAPGSWRKWYDGAWTQPGTGGRESNIVPADAGHPTGYTPVADEYDPANTGTSAEQIAAGKMPPTSPLFVMNIAYDAYLGLYIGTPQAVDQSGGSPQYLYATDDLATQKWRLIGDTGGYTNASWYRWFLDGANRTSSAVVGKSFRSYCSFGCSHDASGEYVDLTVGPSAPAAPPVDTGRAHRIAGGAGRYLAQASGSATTSIAKPARSGRDAWLFRPTGDGAFTVANAASGRLLGVDSTTAAGRAWGARPTVTAERGGGPTVGQQWFVIPDASADGACHLVNRYSGLVLGLSARSGRLAETTPVRNWTDRSGSSVGAGRTGAEQLLTLTPVER; encoded by the coding sequence TTGAGCAGAGCAGGCGGCGCCGTGACCGCGGCCGCCGCCCTGGTCCTGGGCGGTGGCACAGCCTCCCCGGCGGCCCCGGTCCCGGCCGGCGCCACCTACCGCGTGACCGTCGGCGCCCCCGTGCCCTTCACCCACCCCACGGACACCCCCGCCACCCCGTTCATCGACAAGGACGGCACCTTCCACTACCAGCAGTCCGCCGCGCTCTACGGCGCCCAGGACCCGCGGGTCTGGGACTTCTACACCGGCAAGGACTTCGACACCGCCGGCTACGACAAGAAGCTCAGCGAGGCGGCCGACCCGGCCGACCCCGCCGACCGCAACGACGACACCACCTGGCGGTGCGAGAACAGCCCCACCGGCCGTGAGGCGACGTACGCCCCGAGCGGCTCCGGCTACGCCAGGAAGAACTACTGCGACCTGTCCGGGGTGTGGGTCGACCCGGACACCGGTGACTGGTACGGCCTGGTGCACAACGAGTTCACCCCGCGCCCCTTCGGCGACGGACTGCACTACGACGCCATCGACTACGCCGTCTCCACCGACCAGGGCCGCACCTGGACCATCGAGGACCATGTCATCACGTCCCCGTACAGCACCGGCCGCGGGGACACGTCGGCCTTCCCGAACCAGACGTACTCCTACGGCGACGGCGACCAGCGCCTGTTCGTCGACACCGCCTCGGGCTACTTCTACGTCTATTACGGCTCGCGGATCGTCGACAAGGGCGGCAGCTGGAAGGCGTTCTACGAGCACGTGGCGCGCGCGCCGATCGCCGGGAAGATGGCGCCCGGCTCCTGGCGCAAGTGGTACGACGGCGCCTGGACGCAGCCCGGAACGGGCGGCCGGGAGAGCAACATCGTCCCGGCCGACGCCGGCCACCCCACCGGCTACACCCCCGTCGCCGACGAGTACGACCCCGCGAACACCGGCACGTCCGCCGAGCAGATCGCGGCCGGGAAGATGCCGCCGACCTCGCCGCTGTTCGTGATGAACATCGCCTACGACGCCTACCTCGGCCTGTACATCGGCACCCCGCAGGCCGTCGACCAGAGCGGCGGCTCACCGCAGTACCTGTACGCCACCGACGACCTGGCCACCCAGAAGTGGCGGCTCATCGGCGACACCGGCGGGTACACCAACGCCTCCTGGTACCGCTGGTTCCTGGACGGCGCGAACCGCACCTCCTCCGCCGTCGTGGGCAAGAGCTTCCGGTCGTACTGCTCCTTCGGCTGCTCCCACGACGCCTCCGGCGAGTACGTCGACCTCACCGTCGGACCCTCCGCCCCCGCGGCCCCGCCCGTGGACACCGGCCGCGCGCACCGTATCGCCGGCGGTGCGGGCCGGTACCTCGCCCAGGCGTCCGGTTCCGCCACCACCTCGATCGCGAAGCCCGCGCGATCCGGCCGTGACGCGTGGCTCTTCCGGCCGACCGGCGACGGCGCGTTCACCGTCGCCAACGCGGCGAGCGGTCGTCTCCTGGGCGTCGACTCCACCACCGCGGCCGGCCGGGCCTGGGGCGCCAGGCCGACCGTCACCGCGGAGCGCGGCGGCGGACCCACCGTCGGGCAGCAGTGGTTCGTGATCCCCGACGCCTCGGCCGACGGCGCCTGCCACCTGGTCAACCGGTACAGCGGCCTCGTGCTCGGCCTCTCCGCCAGGTCCGGCCGGCTCGCCGAGACCACGCCGGTGCGCAACTGGACCGACCGCAGCGGCAGTTCCGTCGGCGCCGGCCGCACCGGAGCCGAACAGCTCCTGACCCTCACCCCGGTCGAGAGGTGA
- a CDS encoding NAD(P)/FAD-dependent oxidoreductase translates to MTRTAVTKVLVIGGGIAGTATALGLRKAGYDVTVFESHPDTAEDIGAFLTLASNGMRALAQLDATDAVTAVGFPLTSLRLLDHQGAEAAHAPLGEAADPALRYRCLRRGELNAALQGETARRGIPLRHGARLESVTDGPDGVTARFADGTSATGDLLVGADGLNSTVRRLITPGVRPGYAGQRVYYGYTTAAPVAGPAGTITMVRGSEAAFGYAVSPAGEAYWFARVGGVPLPAGASGGPSAALRGQLLPLLRKDATPAAELVEAADDGIMVTNATELPLGATWRSGRVLLIGDAAHAASPATGQGASMALEDAVVLAKALRDLPDPRSAFAAYERHRRPRAEHNITVSGGISRGTRTPSRPATETAAGPAGGAARPTAPDEDLIRQLAWDTALPAAPPAAD, encoded by the coding sequence TTGACCAGAACGGCTGTCACGAAAGTCCTGGTGATCGGCGGCGGGATCGCGGGCACCGCGACCGCGCTGGGCCTGCGCAAGGCCGGGTACGACGTCACCGTGTTCGAGTCCCACCCCGACACGGCCGAGGACATCGGCGCCTTCTTGACCCTGGCGAGCAACGGCATGCGGGCCCTGGCCCAGCTGGACGCCACCGACGCGGTCACGGCCGTCGGTTTTCCGCTGACTTCCCTGCGCCTGCTCGACCACCAGGGCGCCGAGGCCGCGCACGCACCGCTCGGCGAGGCCGCCGACCCGGCCCTGCGCTACCGCTGCCTGCGCCGCGGCGAGCTGAACGCCGCCCTCCAGGGCGAGACCGCCCGCCGCGGCATCCCGCTGCGCCACGGCGCCCGGCTGGAGTCCGTGACGGACGGCCCGGACGGCGTCACCGCCCGCTTCGCCGACGGCACGAGCGCCACCGGGGACCTCCTCGTCGGCGCCGACGGGCTGAACTCGACCGTCCGGCGGCTCATCACACCCGGCGTCAGGCCGGGGTACGCGGGACAGCGTGTCTACTACGGCTACACCACCGCCGCCCCCGTGGCCGGTCCTGCCGGCACCATCACCATGGTGCGGGGCAGCGAGGCCGCCTTCGGATACGCGGTGTCGCCGGCCGGCGAGGCGTACTGGTTCGCCCGGGTCGGTGGAGTCCCGCTGCCCGCCGGCGCCTCTGGCGGTCCGTCGGCCGCCCTGCGCGGGCAGTTGCTGCCGCTGCTGCGCAAGGACGCCACGCCCGCCGCCGAGCTGGTCGAGGCCGCCGACGACGGCATCATGGTCACCAACGCCACCGAGCTGCCGCTGGGCGCCACGTGGCGTTCCGGACGTGTCCTGCTCATCGGTGACGCCGCCCACGCGGCCTCCCCGGCGACCGGCCAGGGAGCCTCCATGGCCCTGGAGGACGCCGTCGTCCTCGCCAAGGCCCTGCGCGACCTGCCCGACCCGCGCAGCGCGTTCGCCGCGTACGAGCGGCACCGCCGCCCGCGGGCGGAGCACAACATCACCGTCAGCGGGGGCATCTCCCGCGGCACCCGCACTCCGTCCCGCCCGGCCACCGAAACCGCGGCCGGTCCGGCCGGCGGAGCGGCCCGTCCCACGGCGCCGGACGAGGACCTGATCCGCCAACTGGCCTGGGACACCGCCCTCCCGGCCGCCCCGCCCGCGGCGGACTGA